The Spinacia oleracea cultivar Varoflay chromosome 2, BTI_SOV_V1, whole genome shotgun sequence DNA segment ttagtgTGCATGAGTCAGAATGACGGTACAAATTATACACAGGCCCCTCAATCTTCATCATTGGGCCAAGAAATTATTTGCTCTATTAACAAACCGCaacaatatgttaaaaaaataaaaatgaaacaaaataaatcaaCATTGTTTTTTGGTCATTAGAATCATTTTTAATGGGGCCTAAACCTTTGTTTTTGGGGTATAATTTGAACTTTGTTATTTTGGTGCGAATAATATGAAGTTGATTCTTTTGATGAGTATTGCTAATTGTTACAATAACAATTATTCCCGTCAAGAAAATGGAAAAAACAGCATTTACCAATAGTTTAGCCAACTGTGCCAAGTGGAAacctttttgttaattttgtcaCTCAATTACTGATATTGGTCAACTTCGCAATCTGGATGTTTGGGTATAGATGCCATTAGGCCGAACCAGACTTACGTAAGCCACCAGCGGGACACGATATGAGCATGAAGTCTTGGTTGTCAGCTGGGCTTGgccgtattttttttttggaaaaagcacggtACGATACAACAAAACACGTTAAATTGAGTGAAATTAAGCCTAGACATGGAGGCACAATCCGAATGTCATGAGGGCACGTGGGCTTGGATTGTGCCCGAGCCacctttttgaaatttttgtccGACCGGTCTAATACGAAACAAGTGATCTTGGCGTAGGTGGGACCCGTTCAGGCCCAAGGCACGTGGGCATGGCGGCTTTGTCGGCCCATAATCGTCTTTAGGGTTAGGCTCAATCAGGGGATTAACGTATCTAATCGGGTGAAGCTCAAAAATCAGATTAGCTGATTATTCCGGAATTCAGTGATGTTTACGCGCCTGACCGGGGGACTTTGTCATGAGACGACTTTTGTCATATTTTGCCAAGTTGTATGTACATCTGATTGAATGAGCTCGCTCAGCTGGTCAGGCAAAGTTCAATTTAGCAGTTATCTATTTTGAACAACTAGCTTTGTGAATGAACATGTTTGTTGGTTATCAAGTTAATTCTTCATATGAACTTTGTAAATAAAAGTTGATGTGACATACTTATATGATAGCTAACATATACATACGATACTTTGAGAGAAAATTTGCACTAATTTAAGGTGAAACAAACACATTAAACACAAACACTTTGTTGAATTGAGTATTTAGAACAAACAAATTCAATTGGTTTCTCACTGTATCCCAATAGTTTATTGTACAACTCGGTTGTTCCATAAAAGAGTTGATATATGACTACTTCgtattattgaaaaaaaaagaaaaataataaaaaaaattaaaggaaattttcaaaattaacacCTTATTAAGTCCACATTTTCAaacttaccaccttataaaattttaatttaaaattaccaccttataaaatcacAAACCTTTAAAGTTACCACCTGTTAACGAATTCTGTCAATTTTTCGTTAACAGGTGGCAAATTTAAaggtttatttatgtttttcctacaAAATTCCACTTTTTGGGTTtaaaattaccaccttataaaatcacAAACCTTTAAAGTTACCACGTGTTCacagaaaaattgacaaaatccGTAAACAAGTGGTAACTTTGAAAGTTTgtgattttataaggtggtaattttaaattaaaactttataaggtggtaaattTGAAAAAGTGGACTTTATAAGgtgttaattttgaaattttcctattttaaataatttatctaGTTTTCTGATTTCTTGATTCTTTCCTAttttttctaacactaaatataCAAGGGTATTGTCATCTAAAATAAATTTACACGTGTGTTTTGTGTTACATGCATTTTATATTTGTAGGAAAAAGAACTTTACTGAGCCCACGCCTAAGGTTAATCTGTCAAGTTATGCATGTCAAAGATTGAGTCACTCGCAAGCATATCGCAACTACCACTCTACCAGTGCTCGACCTTGCAACCTGGTGAATTTCCCACCAACTCTATCAACTTGTGTTGATTTTGTTGCATTGCATATATACAATTCGATTGAATAATTGTGGTTCGTTTTTACTACGTACTCAGTATATACTAACAACCACAAATCCAAAACAACTACTCCGTATCTAGTATATACCGACTACGAGTCCAAAATAAGTATCTACAGACTACTCAAGTCCAAAATATTCCAACAACCAAATGGTGTACGGACTATAGTCATTGTCATAGTATTAAAGAATACCTGTAAAGCCAGTTAAACCAGTGATGTTTACGTTCAACTAATAAGTAAAAACCCCTTAAGCCAATTAAGATGGCtagaataaaaattaataagttGTCAAATCGGTTCATTGGTCTATCACGGATCGGTTTCAATCGAATAATGTTTTGTACAACTTTTTGTGTCTATATAGATTGAATGCATAAACTTTTTCTTTAATACGGTTACAACGTCACGACTCTTATGTAAGATTGAACCCTATATCTTGAGTACTGAGTATTACACAACATCTTTCAACAGCATCCATATGTAAGCAACCTTGAAATACCTCTGCCCGAAAAATACGGGGAAAAACAGCATATTCTACCAAAACACCTGAACATAACAACTTTTGCCTTGTAATTCTAACAACAAACTAAAGGGGATAAATAACTTACCAAAACACCTGAACATAGCAACTTTTGCCTTGTAATTCTACAACAACAAACCTAAAGGGGTTAATTAACAAAGTTAAACCACGAAGAAAACGACCATCATTAAAAACCAGACCTTGCAAGCTAATTGCACAGGAATCTATCTCTATACATGATGTTTAATTTAATGTTAATGAGTCTGAATATTTATCCCTAATTCAAGTAACCTCGGTGTGTCCTCCCGAGCAAATTGAACAAGGAGGGTCTCGTTTATCCTCAAGGCGTGTTCTTTGTTCTAAGCAATCAGCATGAAAAATATGCCCACAAATTAAAACTGCAACAATTGATAGCTCTTCCAAGGCAAGGGCGGTTCCAAAATGATGTGGCTTCCGTCTTAATGATTTCTGGCATATCCCACAAACCTTTCTCGCTCCTTCGGGTGAAACTGCACGAATGACCGAGGAGCTCCGCCTAATTCTTTCTGGCCTCCAGAAGGCCCTTTCCCTAAACTCTGTAAAAtcttcatttaataaaaaataaaacaaatgaaaaagGTAAGAATTCGTGTTGAGAAATGCGGAAAATAACTAGGCACAACTGAACAGCTTTGGTAACAACCAAGAAAAGTGTCCACCCTAATTGCGGGTAAAAGGGTTGATCGTATAGTAAAAGACCAAAATGATATCGTTAATATCAGCAACTAGCAGATCTACGGGTTCTAAGAACGGTCTCAAATAGTAAATATCCAAAGAAAGGAAACTGATTTTGGCACACCACATTGTGACAAAAGCACGGGAAACTGTGTCTCACAGAGGTGTGTCAAAATAGAACTTTTTTGGTGAGCCAAAATCATTTCCCCCAAAGAAAGGTTAACGTTTTTTACACAAAAGCCTTTTTTCCGTCTCATTCTCAAGAGAATGACTACGCAAAATCGAACTTGTACAGCTCGTAGTTATGAAGCAACCATCTTTAGTCTAGTAACTAAGCGATCTTGATTCTTGCACGTCGTCATGTATCCCCCCTCCCCCCATTTCTTATGCAAAGAAAATCTCCAAACGCACGCATATATACTAAGTTACTAACTAATCTTAGAGACAGGTATATCATAATCAATATATCATACAACATTGTAAATGTACAAATTTACGTGCCAATAAGTTCCAGAGAACCACCcaaaaaaatcaagtttgaaataATGAGAAGAGAATGGCGACATGTCACTTCGTAAAGCATGTAAGAAAATGTTGTGGTAGAAGTACAACAATCCCCCTTCCCTAGGTTGATATCTTACTTTAAGCGGACAGCAAATTGCATGCTAAACATGTTCGAGGAAAAACGAATCAAGCTCCTTGAAATGTAATGCTTGAACTCATAAAAGTGATTTATTGAACCAACATCTAGTCCTCATAAACTCACggatttttttggtatttactccTTAAAAATATGGAGTATTTTTCTTTGGAatcactaccactttacagttttctcattttaaaattgagatatctctttcgtttcttaatcattttaagtgattcaaaactcattcttctcatttatgtgtaCGGATTCCGTAGAGATCTTGGTTATAAAATTTAGTAAAAGGtaaaacgaattaaataatatttgtacaattttaaaatatttgtgaattatcaaacgaattgttttgaaatgccgttctcaatgaaatccctatagagaaaggaaaataatgaactttgaatcattttaaacgattaagaaacgaaagagatatcttaattttaaaatgagaaaacggTAAAGGGGTAGTGAttccaaacaaaaaacatactttaaggtagtaaattaaaataaaattttcataaggtagtaaatacaaaagtgatgtattttttaaggtagtaaataccaaattttcctaaattcaCGCTATAATCTTTATCACCTCCAAGAATACACCTATAAGGAAAAAATGACATGAGATAAAAAGGTGAGGAAAGAAGGAAACCTGGATGATGACCCAAATCAGAGTTGTATTTACTACCCAGCTTAAAACATAATCGCTCATCGTGAAAAGGGCTACTCTTCCCGTAAGAAGTAGAGGGTTTAAGGTAATTGGATGAGTTTCGCCGAGAATACTGATTTCCATAGTGATGACGAGGGCGCTTCCATAACATTGAGCGGCTCAGATTTTGATGATGATGTTGACCAAGTGCAAGTTGAGATACTGGTTGCTTTCCATGACTATCCATGATGTCTTTAACAGAAGGACGAGGCTTGAATATACCACTGTTGTCAGGATCGGAAGAGTTCTGCTATACAAGTGAGAAACATAAGCCCTTCAATCAGGGAGCAACAATAAAAGGGTAGTACACAGTAAATCGAAAGCGTAAAAtagacaaaaacaaaaaacacccGCTTCAAATCAAATTTCGGGGTTCTAAAACCAACAAAAGGTATGCAGTTTCTAGTAAGTTATTCAGAAAACATTAGCCGGTtacatcaacaaaaaaaaaaaacattatggTAATGAAGTGATAGCAATGAGGGGCAGAGCCATAGCGGTAGTGGTTGGTAGTGAAAGTGTTACCTAATTCTCTAATCACCCCACGAACGCGAACCGAAAAGGcgaattataacatgaaaatggTATATTTTGGTCTAATTTAGCAACGTAGGTAGCAAATTGCGATCCCGTACCCGGTCTCATACTAGCGAATCAGGAAACAGAGGTAGTGATACAAGAACTAATTgacaaaacacacacacacgggaAAGGGTAAAAACCTAGGTTCTTTTGAGATATTGGAATCTCTGTTTTAGCAATAggcttttgggccttctttttcctttcttcAACTAGAAGGACATGGATGAAATAAGATGAGTACAGTACAAAAAAATTGTTGATAGAAATAGTCTCAACCTAGGATTGTTGATAGAAATTGTTCCATTATTTAtgatctattatccaaaaggatggggaattggatggcgatgtggctcatagaatcaaagcaggttggttgaagtggaaaagtgtcacggggttcctatgtgatcctggcatgccccaaagatatAAAGGAAAATTCTACCGCACGGCAATTTGACCGGCGTTATTATACGGCACGGAATgctgggcagtgaaacattgtcacgtgcatAACATGAATGTGGCAGAGATGCGCATATTACGTTGGATGTGTGAGCATACAAGAAAAGATcttttgaggaatgagattattaggaagaaagtaggggttgcaccgattgagtttaagatgaaggaaaatcgtttaagatggtttgggcATATGagcagaagatcaagtgatgccccggttaggaggcTAGAAGGATGGCAAAGTGATaaaattgcaaggggtaggggaagacctaagaaaatttggaggaaggtgattgagcacggtATGAGccttcttgggattgaggaaagTATGGCGTTGGATAagacagagtggagggagaaAATATACgtgat contains these protein-coding regions:
- the LOC110805891 gene encoding uncharacterized protein isoform X1, which translates into the protein MGKRKRTGSSAADYHPSPSDSMPCSSGRDLTPAEQNSSDPDNSGIFKPRPSVKDIMDSHGKQPVSQLALGQHHHQNLSRSMLWKRPRHHYGNQYSRRNSSNYLKPSTSYGKSSPFHDERLCFKLGSKYNSDLGHHPDFTEFRERAFWRPERIRRSSSVIRAVSPEGARKVCGICQKSLRRKPHHFGTALALEELSIVAVLICGHIFHADCLEQRTRLEDKRDPPCSICSGGHTEVT
- the LOC110805891 gene encoding uncharacterized protein isoform X2, translated to MGKRKRTGSSAADYHPSPSDSMPCSSGRDLTPAENSSDPDNSGIFKPRPSVKDIMDSHGKQPVSQLALGQHHHQNLSRSMLWKRPRHHYGNQYSRRNSSNYLKPSTSYGKSSPFHDERLCFKLGSKYNSDLGHHPDFTEFRERAFWRPERIRRSSSVIRAVSPEGARKVCGICQKSLRRKPHHFGTALALEELSIVAVLICGHIFHADCLEQRTRLEDKRDPPCSICSGGHTEVT
- the LOC110805891 gene encoding uncharacterized protein isoform X3, whose translation is MPCSSGRDLTPAENSSDPDNSGIFKPRPSVKDIMDSHGKQPVSQLALGQHHHQNLSRSMLWKRPRHHYGNQYSRRNSSNYLKPSTSYGKSSPFHDERLCFKLGSKYNSDLGHHPDFTEFRERAFWRPERIRRSSSVIRAVSPEGARKVCGICQKSLRRKPHHFGTALALEELSIVAVLICGHIFHADCLEQRTRLEDKRDPPCSICSGGHTEVT